DNA from Sandaracinaceae bacterium:
AGCGCCTGATCGACCAGCGCCTGCGTTGGCTGGGGCTCACCCCCGGTGAGTTCGCGCTGTGGCAGGTGGAAGAGGCGCTCGCCCAGCGCATGCGCCTCATCGTGATCGAGTCGGTCTCGGTCAGCCCCGCCGAGGTGTGGAGCGCCTACGAGCGTGAGCGCGAGCTCGCCAGCATCGCCTACGTGCGGTTCTCGCCGCGCTACTACCGCGACCAGCTGCAGATCGACGAGGCGGCGCTCACGGCCTGGATGGCCGAGCACACGTCGGAGATCGACACGCGCTACGCCGGCGAGCGCGCCCGCTTCACGGGCCTCGAGGCGCAGGTGCGGGCGCGCCACATCCTGATCAAGTTCGAAGAGACCGACACCGACGAGGTGAAGGCCGCGGCCCGCGCACGCGCCACCGACCTGCTGCGCCGCCTGCGCGCGGGTGAGGACTTCGCCACGCTGGCGCGCGCCAACAGCGAGGACACGGGCACCGCCACGCTCGGCGGCGACCTGGGCTTCAACCCGCGCGGCCGCATGGTCCCGCAGTTCGACGAGGCGCAGTTCGCGCTCGAAGAGGGCGCCATCTCGGACCTGGTGGAGACCCGCTTCGGCGCCCACATCATCCAGGTGGTGGACAAGCGCGAGGGCGATGTCCCCGAGGCCGAGGCCAAGCGCGAGATCGCCGAGGGGCTGTACCGCGAAGAGCGCGCCGGTGAGCTGGCGTCCGAAGCTGCGGTGCGGGCGCTGGCCGACCTGCGCGGCGGCGTGACCCCCGACCAGCTGGCACGCACGCTCCAGGGGCTGCCGCTCGAGGCGCCCGTGGACGCCGAGGGCAACCCCGTGGAAGAGGACGCCCCCGAGCTGAGTGGCCTTGCCCCGTCCCTCGAGCGCGCCGAGAGCTTCGGGCGCTCGGGCAACCCCATCCGCGGCCTGGACGGCGCCAACCTCGTGCGCGCCGTGTTCGACATGGCCGAGGGCGAGACCATGCCCACCGAGCCGCTGCGCGTGGGGTCCGAGTTCGTGATCTTCCAGGTCACCGACCGCCAGAGCGCCGTCCGCGAAGAGTTCACGGACGAAGAGCAGACCCGCATCCGCGATGGCCTGCGCAGCGCGAAGCAGCGCGAGGTGCTCGCCCAGCACATCGCCGGGCTGCGCGCCCAGGCCGAGCGCGACGAGGCCGTGTTCATCAACCCCGAGATCCTGCGCTACGGCGACGAGGTCGAAGAGACGGAAGAGGACGCGGAGGACGAGGACGAGGGCGAGGCTGCCGAGGGTGAGGGCAGCGCCGCCACCCGCGAGGACGAGGCCGATCCCGCCCCCGCCGAAGCCGCCGAGTGACCCGAGAGCCGCGCCCCCAGCGCGGCTCTTCTGCTTTCAGCGCAGGGCGGCCGCGACGGCCTGCTCGAGCTGCGCGTCCGAGACCTCGCCCACGAAGGTGGCCGACACCTGGCCCGCGTGGTTGATGACGAAGGTGGTGGGCACCGAGCTGATGCGGTACTCGCGCGCGGTGGCCTGCGAAGCGAGGCCGATGGGGAAGCTCATGCCGAACGACTGCGCGGCGCGTGAGATGTGGGTGAGGCCGACCGGCGAGTCGGGCACCTGGTCGACTGACAGCCCCACGACCTTGCCCCCGCGCGACACCAGGCGCTGATGCGCGCGGCTGAGCACGGGCGCTTCGTGGCGGCAGGGGCCGCACCAGCTGGCCCAGAAGTTGAGCACCACCACGTGCCCGCGCTCGGCGGCCAGGTCGAACGTCCGCCCATCCGCGAGCGTGGCCTGCACGTTGGGCGCGAGCGTCCCGGCGGCGAGGGCCGGCGAACCGAAGGCACCGCCACCGAGACTCCAGAGGAGCGCGAGCGCCAGGCCCCACGGAGCGGCGAGGCGGAAGACACGACGGGGGGTGGAGGCGGAGGCCATCTAAACGGATGATACGACAGGACGGGCGGAGTGTTACCCCCCGGTGAGGCCGAGGCCGAGGCCGAGTCCGAGGCCGAGGCCGAGTCCGAGGCCGAGTCCGAGGCCGAGAGTCGAGTCCGAGGCCGAGTCTGAGGCCGAGGCGAGTCAGCGGGCCGGGGCCGA
Protein-coding regions in this window:
- a CDS encoding peptidylprolyl isomerase: RLIDQRLRWLGLTPGEFALWQVEEALAQRMRLIVIESVSVSPAEVWSAYERERELASIAYVRFSPRYYRDQLQIDEAALTAWMAEHTSEIDTRYAGERARFTGLEAQVRARHILIKFEETDTDEVKAAARARATDLLRRLRAGEDFATLARANSEDTGTATLGGDLGFNPRGRMVPQFDEAQFALEEGAISDLVETRFGAHIIQVVDKREGDVPEAEAKREIAEGLYREERAGELASEAAVRALADLRGGVTPDQLARTLQGLPLEAPVDAEGNPVEEDAPELSGLAPSLERAESFGRSGNPIRGLDGANLVRAVFDMAEGETMPTEPLRVGSEFVIFQVTDRQSAVREEFTDEEQTRIRDGLRSAKQREVLAQHIAGLRAQAERDEAVFINPEILRYGDEVEETEEDAEDEDEGEAAEGEGSAATREDEADPAPAEAAE
- a CDS encoding TlpA family protein disulfide reductase, which encodes MASASTPRRVFRLAAPWGLALALLWSLGGGAFGSPALAAGTLAPNVQATLADGRTFDLAAERGHVVVLNFWASWCGPCRHEAPVLSRAHQRLVSRGGKVVGLSVDQVPDSPVGLTHISRAAQSFGMSFPIGLASQATAREYRISSVPTTFVINHAGQVSATFVGEVSDAQLEQAVAAALR